CCACCACTTCATCAAGCCCGGGGAGGACTCCCACGGCGTGGTGGTGGTGGGCCCCTCGCGCGACGTCGTGATCCGGGACAACGACATCCATCACAACTCGGGGGACTCGGTCCAATGCCAGGCGGGGACGGCTCCCGCCACCGGCCTCGTCATCGAGAACAACACGCTGCACGACGAGGGGGAGAACGGCGTGGACATCAAGCAGTGCGACGGGGTCATCGTGCGCGGCAATGTCATCTCCAGCCTGCCCAACACGGCCATCCGCGCCGTGGGGTCCTCCGCGGGAGAGGCGGTGGTCGTCCACCTGTCGGCCCGCAACGTCACCGTCGAGGACAACACCATCACCAACGCGGGCCGGGGCATCTCCATCCTGGAGGACGCCGCGCCCCCCGCTCACATCCGGGTGGAGGGCAACCACCTGCGCAACCTCCGCGACAACCCCCAGGGCAACGGGTTTGGCATCCGGGTGGAGGGGGGCCGGGACGTGGTGGTAGTGGGCAACACGGTCGAGTACTCGGCCAACTACGCCCTGATGCTGGCCGCGGACGGCAAGCGCGTCACGGGCCTCGAGGTGCGCGACAATACCCTGCGGGGCGGCGCGGACGCCCCGCTGCTGCGCCTGGGCGGGGAGGGCTTCCGTCCGGACCTGGTGCTCCAGGGCAACTTCTACTCCCTGGGCGGCATCCTGAAGGCCGATGGTGTCCTGGCGCTGCTCGAGGGGCCCCTGTCGCCCTTCCGGGTGGATTTTCCGGGCGAGCGGCTCACCCTCACCGACCCGGACAAGCTCCAGGTGTGGCGGCAGGTGATGGGGGTGGACACGGGGACGGCGCTGATCGAGTGAGTTTCCGCCTCTCCGAGGGTTGACCCGATCGCGGGCTCGGGGGAAGTGTTGACCCGATCGAGTCTTCGCGGAGGTTTCATGGGTCATGTCGTGAGCAAGCTGGGCTGGGCCGTGCTCGCCTGTGTGGGAGCGGCCTGTCTGGGCGTGGTGGCGTTGCACCGGGGAGAAACCATCAACGCCACCTGGTTGGTGGTGGCCGCGGTCTGTGTCTATCTCCTCGGCTACCGCTTCTATGGGCGCTTCATCGCGCGCGCGGCGCTGCGGTTGGACCCCACCCGGGCCACACCCGCGCAGTTGCGCAACGATGGCCTGGACTATGTGCCCACGGACAAGTGGGTGCTGTTCGGCCACCACTTCGCCGCCATCGCCGGAGCGGGGCCGCTGGTGGGGCCGGTGCTCGCCGCGCAGATGGGCTACCTGCCCGGGACGATGTGGATCCTCTTCGGCGTGGTGCTGGCCGGCGCGGTGCAGGACTTCATCGTCCTCTTCCTGTCCACGCGCCGCGACGGCAAGTCCCTGGGCGACATCGTGCGCCTGGAGATGGGGCCCGCCGCGGGCGTGGTGGCCATGGTGGGCGTGTTGATGATCATGATGATCATCCTCGCGGTGTTGGCGCTCGTCGTCGTCAAGGCGCTCGCGTCGAGCCCCTGGGGCACCTTCACCGTGGCGATGACCATCCCCATCGCCCTGCTCATGGGCATCTACCTGCGCACCCTGCGCCCGGGCCGCGTGCTGGAGGTCTCCGTCATCGGCTTCGTGCTGCTGATGCTGTCCATCTGGCTGGGGGGCCGGGTCGCCGACTCGCCCTCGCTCGCGCCGCTGTTCACCTATGACGGCAAGGCCCTGGCGTGGATGCTCATCGCCTATGGCTTCTGCGCCGCGGTGCTGCCGGTGTGGCTGCTGCTGGCGCCGCGCGACTACCTGTCCACCTTCCTGAAGATCGGCACCGTGCTGGTGCTGGCGCTGGGCATCGTGCTGGCCGCGCCGGAGCTGCGGATGCCCGCGATCACCCGCTTCGTGGATGGCTCGGGGCCGGTGTTCTCCGGGAGCCTGTTCCCCTTCCTGTTCATCACCATCGCGTGTGGCGCGGTGTCGGGGTGGCACTCGCTCATCGCCTCGGGCACCACGCCCAAGATGCTGGCCAACGAGAGCGAGTCGCTCCTGGTGGGCTACGGCGCCATGCTGATGGAGTCCTTCGTCGCCATCATGGCGCTCATCGCCGCCACGGTGCTGGATCCGGGCGTGTACTTCGCCATGAACTCGCCGCCCGCGGTGATTGGCACCACGGTCGAGCAGGCGGCGCGGGTGGTGGGGGAGTGGGGCTTCGTCATCACCCCCGAGCTGCTCGCCCAGACGGCGAAGGACATCGGCGAGTCCTCCATCCTGTCGCGTGCTGGCGGCGCGCCCACGCTCGCGGTGGGCATGGCGCAGATCCTCCATGGCCTGGTGGGCGGGGAGGGGATGATGGCCTTCTGGTACCACTACGCCATCCTGTTCGAGGCGCTCTTCATCCTCACCACGGTGGACGCGGGCACGCGCGTGGGCCGCTTCATGATCCAGGAACTGGCGGGGCTCGTCTACGCGCCCCTGCGCAGGACGGACTCCTGGGGCGCCAACCTGGCCGCCACGGCGGTGTGCGTGGGCGGCTGGGGCTACTTCCTCTACCAGGGGGTGGTGGATCCACTCGGCGGCATCAACACGCTCTGGCCCCTGTTCGGCATCGCCAACCAGATGCTGGCGGCCATCGCGCTGACGCTCTCGTGCGTGGTGCTCGTGAAGATGAAGCGCGAGCGCTACGCGTGGATCCCCGCGCTGCCCACCGTGTGGCTGGTGTGCTGCACGCTGACGGCTGGCTGGCAGAAGGTGTTCAGCTCGGACGTGCGGGTGAGCTTCCTCGCCCACGCGCGTGCGTTCTCGGCCGCCGCCGAGCAGGGCAAGGTGCTGGCTCCGGCCAAGACCGTGGCGGACATGCAGCAGGTCATCACCAATGACTACGTGGACGCCGCCCTGACGGTGCTGTTCATGATGGTGGTGGTGGTGATTCTCGGCTTCGGCGTGCGCGCCATTCTGGCCGCCCGGCGCTCGGTGGAGCCCACGGCGCGCGAGACGGCTCCCGCGACCCTGCCGGTGGTGGGCTCCTGACATGGCGGGCACGAGCGAGGCGCTGCGGCACTTCTGGCGGCGGGCGGTGCAGACCGCCCGGCTGGTCATCGGCGTGCCCGACTACGACACCTACGTGGCACACATGCGCGCGAAGCATCCGGAGCGCGGGGTGATGACCTACGAGGAGTTCTTCGACGAGCGCATGCGGGCGCGCTACCGGAGCGGGGGCGGGCGCTGCTGTTGAGCCGTGGCGGAGGGGGCTCTCCCCTCCGCCATCCCGGACGAGCTACGAGTTGTTCTGGGGGATGCCGAGCGCCTCGCGCCAGTAGTCGGTGACGAAGAGCTGCTTGGGATCCATCCGCGCGCGCAGCGCCAGGAACTGGTTCCACTGGGGGTAGAGCCGCGCCAGGTACGCGGGCCCCAGGTCCCCTTCCGGCAGGTACTTGGCCCAATGCGGGCGGAAGTCGTACTCCCGCAGCAGCTCCCAGTACTGCTGGTAGAAGGCCTTGAGGGCCGCCTCGTCCCGGAACAGGTCGTGGAACCAGAACACGTCCACGCGGACCACGTCCTGCTTGTAGGCGGGGCTCAGCCAGAGCTCATCGGCCTTGGCCGCGTAGATCTCGCAGGAGTAGGAGCCCGTGGCCCCGAGCCCCCCCTGCTCATAGAAGTCCCGCAGCTTGTTCATCACCGCCTGCGTCTTCTCGAGGGGAATCCACAGCTCGGTGAACTCGGTGGGCATCAAGAAGTCGGAGACATCGTTGTCCATGGGCAGACCGCGGTACCAGGAGTCCCAGAACTGCTGCTTGCCCTTCGCATCCTGGGGGGCCGTCCTGTTCCCGGGCTGGAGCTCCTCCAGGACGTCGCTCGGGACGTGGATGTGGTAGTAGCGGGGCAACTTCAGGCCCCGCTCGCTCAGGAGGGACTGCAGCTTGGGAAGGTGGGTGCTCGCGTTCGGCATCCGGGCCAGCACATCCTTCCAGAGATCGATCGCCACCGAGGTGACGCGGATTGAATCCGCCGAGGTCGGGGCATCCGGGCGCAGCAGCCGGAGGACCGGACCCCCGGCGGCGCGCCGTCCCGCGGAACCCTGCGCGGCCGCGCCCCGCATGGACTCGCCACCCGTGTTCTTCCCGAGCTCGACGATGCGAACCTCGTCCGAGAACACGCCCTGTGGAATCTCCAACTGGGGGGCCTCCGTCGGCGGCGAGTCCCCCGTGTAGACAGGGGCGAACTGGTCGATCACGAAGGGCAGGATGCATGGCCCATACGTCAAATCGATGAGCAGGGTGATCTCGGCGCGCAACAACGGATCCTGGATGAGATTGACCAGGGTCGGCCAGCCAGCGGAGAGCTGGTAGAACAGGGACGCGACGATCTGCGCCGGAATCTGGCTCCCGAGGACGACCGGAAACTCGAGATATTGCTTGGGTTGGAAGTTCTCGGGGGTCATCCCCAACGTGGTGTAATCCTCGCTCGTCATGCGCTGGGCCTTCCAGACGACGATGCGCTCGGCCCCCTTCTGGGGCCACCACATCAGACGGGTGTACTCCGTCTGGCGCATGAACTGCTCCAGCGAGGGCTTGTCGGGTGTTCCTGGCCCGAAGAAGTCGATGGGGCAGTTGACGTCATTCAAGGCGTAGCACGTCTCGCTCCCGATGATGTTGAAGGCATCGTTGGGCTTGAAGGTGAGGGTGGAGGTGATGCCCATGAGCCCCATGGAAACGAGCACGGCCTCGAACTCCGGATCCTTCCCTCGGCTGTACGAGCGCACCACGCCCTGCCCATCCACCAGGGAGATACCGACAATGCTGTCGGTGTAGGCGTACTGCAGCGAGCCCCCCGAGCATCCCATGGTGGTGAATCCTCCCACGGCCTGATGGGTGACACCGCCCATGTCCGGCACGGCCTGTGCGAGCTGCTGCAGCTGGTAGAAGAACGTGTTCTCCCAGGGTTCGGGTGCATCCAGCCCCAGGCAGCACCCGGCCTGGACCGTGAAGGTCCCATCCGAGTTGGAGGTGACCTTCCGGTACTGCTCCAGCGAGATGTTGATGGCATTCGACGCGGTGGACAGGATGGCCTCCCGCACGGAATGGCCTGAACCAATCACCCGAACTTGCAGGTTGTTCGAGGAGGCATACTGAACGAGTTGAACGATCTCCTCCTCGCTCGTGGGGTAGTGGAGGCACGTCTGCGGATCGAACTGGACGGAGGGAACCTGCGGCGAGAACGCTCTTGCGACAGTCATGTCTACCTCGTGGTTGGGCATCCACTCCCTAGCAACGCCTGTTCCACGGGGATGTCGCGCGCGCCTCACTCTGAGTTGCATTGGGAGGAGCGGCGCCAGCTGGGCTTTGACATGTCAGTGGACTGTCGATGACATGTCAGCCCGTTCATGCCGCGAGCTTGTTGCTGACCCGCAGCAGCCCCGGCCGGTACGTGGAGGGCAGCCAGACCCACGGAAAGCCAATCTCCGGGTACTGGGAGATCATCTCCCGGAGGTAGCGGACCAGGTTGATGACCATGGTCAGCACCATCACCAGCAGCAGTACGCGGTGGAGCGCGGGCTGGAGTGACGAGGGCAGCGCCGACAGGGGGAGCACGAGGAGGAACAAGGCCCCCTCGGCCGTCAGCCAGGCCGGAGCCTTGTTGACGAGCTGGCGCGCGTGGATGCCCACCGCGAGGCTGCTCATGGCGAGGGCGACGAGGGCCCGCGCGCAGAAGACATCGCTCGAGTCCTGGAGCCAGAGCACGTGGATGCCGAGGATGAGCGCCGGCGCCGTGAGGATCCGCACGTAGAAGCGCGCGGAGGACAGCTTCGAGCGGGACATGAGCAACAGATCCTTCACCAGGGACACGAAGCCGCACCCGAAGGCCGCGAGGCTCGCGAACGCGTAGGTGAGCTGGAAGCCGCGGGTGTCGAGCAGCTCCACGCCCTGAAGACAGACGGACAACCCGAGGAACAGACAGAAGACATAGTTCCAGAGGTGGTTGATGTAGGGGTCTCGCATGATGCCCGTGGCGAAGTAGCGGCACAGCCCGAGGTAGAAGAACAACTGGCCGGTGGCGGTCAGCAGGATGTAGGGCATGAAGGAGACGCCCTGCTGGGGACCGAGCCGCGCCACGATCATCACGGCCATGGCCGAATTGGCGACGTCGACCCAATGGTCCCAGAAGTGGCGCGCGGTCGACTGCGTCCCGTTGCGCCGGGCCTGGGTGCCATCCATGGCATCCAGACAGAAGTGAATCACCCGGCAGAGCACCCAGAGGCCATACATCCACCGCGCGCGCTCGAAGGTATGGACGGCGGCGAGCAGGAACAGGTGCAGCAGCAACCCGGGCATGCCCAGGATGACCGGGGAGAGGCGGTAGGGCAGGTAGCGGACGGCGGCGCGCCGGCAGCCCTCCCGGAGCGTCCGGATGAGGGCGTCTTCCTCCGGGCGTTTGTAGCTCTGCTGCTTGTCGAGGACCAATACATGCGGCTCCAACGTCCCTGCCTGCTGCTCGCTCATCGCCATGATTTCCCACTGCCCCTTCGGTCCCGAGCGGGTCTCGTGGCCCGGGATGAGGTGCATGGTGCGGGGAGGCGGACTTCCGAGCAGTGCGCCGCCTCACTCCAGGGCCGTGGCCTGGATCACAGCCTCGTTGCCGGGCCCCGCGGCCCCTGACGGTTCAGGACTCGCGCGGGGGCATCGTGGCCGCCGCGACACGCGGTGTGGGCGTGCACCCACGTCCGGCACGAGGGGATCCTCCGTCATTCCGGCCACTTGGGCCCGGCGTGCCTCCTGCAATGAGGGAGGCCCATGAACCCGCTCCTCCTGCTCTTGCTGTTGTCCGCCACGCCCCAACCCACCTTGCTGACGCCGGGGTCCTTTCATGGAACCGAAGTCCAGGCGGCCGACGGTGCCCCCTTCCTCGCGCTGTGTGAGGGAGGCACCGAGCTGCGCCTCGTCCAGTTGCGCGTCCAGCAGGTGGAGGATCCGGTGCTGGACCGGGAGGGTGGGGTGCCCACGGGCAAGGAGGTGAGCGCTCCCTGCGAGCCGTTGGTCCTGTTGCGCGACGTCCAGGGCGTCCGCCAGGGCCCCGTGGAGCGCGCCCAGGTGACGCTGAAGGCCACCGAAACCGCGTCCCCCGGCATCGGCCCCGAGTCAGCGCGAATCGAGCTGCGTGGCGGGACGTGGCGCCTCGAGCGCACGACGCTGGGGGAGACCGGCTTCCGCCTGACTCTCCATGGGGGGCCCGCGCCCGTCGTCCTGTACGAGGTCCAGGAGACGGACGATGGGAGCTGGGAGGTGCTCTGGGCCGGTGACTTGAACCACGACGGCGGGTTGGACCTCGTGCTGAGCACGTCCCGCCACTACAACGTGCTCCACTTCCGGCTGTTTCTCTCCGGGGCGGAGAAGGGGAGCGTGCGCGAGGCCGCGGTCTTCGAGATCATGGGCTGCTGAGCAGCCCGGGCCCGGGGCCTCACGAGCGCGGAGGCTCCTGGGTCAGATCGATTTCGTCCTGCGTGCGGAACAGCCGCAGGTCGTCGATGCGCACATAGGGCAGCACCGTCCGCAGGTTCTCCGCGGGCTCGCCGTTGAGCAGCGCGGTCAGGTGTTTGGCCAGCACGGCGCCGACGCGCGACTGCGGCTGGTAGTAATAGGTGACGTGCTGCTCGGAGAGCGTGAGGAAGGGCATGCCTCCGAAGCCGACGACGCTCACCCCGTCCCGCTTCGTGTCCCGCCCGCTCTCGATCAGCCCCTCCAGCGTGCCCACGATGGACATCTGGTTGCCGCAGACGATCGCCGTGATGGAGGGCTCGCGCTGGAGGATCCGTTGGATGGCCTCGCGGGTGTGCCGCACCGAGAGGTCTCCCTGGTAGACGAGGGACTCGTTCCAGGGCAGCCCCACCTCGCCCAGCGCCCGCTGATAGCCGCGCAACCGCAGGCCGACATAGTTGAACCCGCCGGACGGGTTGAGCAGGACGATCTTCCGGTGCCCGTTTTTCGCCAGGTGCACGACCGCGTCGAACACGGCGCGCTCGTCGTCGTGGTCGACATAGGCGTGCGGCGTCTGCAGCTCGGTCCGCCCGAAGCTCACGAACGGGATGTCCTTCTCCAGGCAGAACCGGGCCCGCTCGTCCATGGGCATGGTGCGGGAGAAGACGACCGCGTCGGCGAGCCGTTGATCGTAGATCTTCCGGACCGGATCCAACGGCGCCTGATGGCCCGTCTGCGCCAGGACGAGCAGGTTGTAGCCCGCGGTCTCCATGCCGTTGGACAGGCTCTCCACCTGCGCCAGGAAGCCCGGCTCGCCGTAGTCACCGACCTCGGGCGCGTAGAGGATGGAGCAGACCTTGTACGTCCGGCCGGTGCGCAGGTGGATGCCGCCGATGTTCGGCACGTAGCCGAACCGGGCGGCGGCCTCCTTCACCCGCTGGATCGTCTCCGGCCTCACCTCCGGACCGTCCTTCAGCGCGCGGGACACGGTGCTGATCGACAGCCCAAGGTGCGTGGCCAGCGTCTTGAGGTTGGCACGCTCCGACCCAACCGGTCGCATGGTCTCATCCCCCTCCTGGCGCTTGCTTCGTTTGGCGCTCACGTCATTCGATCCGGGTTCAGATGCCTGGCAAGGCATTCTCGGCGATCACTTCCCGCATGAAGTGGAAGGATGCCTTGGGGGTGCGCTTCTGGGTCCGGTAGTCCACATGCACCAGCCCGAAGCGCTTGGCGTAGCCGCGCGCCCACTCGAAGTTGTCGAGCAGCGACCAGGGCATGAACCCACGGACGTCCGCTCCCTCCGATATCGCGCGCTGCAATCCGATCAAGTATTCCCGGTAATAGGCGATACGGTCCTGATCGTCAACCCGGCCGTCGGCCCCGACCACGTCGATGAAGGCCCCACCATTCTCGGTCACGTAGACGGGCGGGTTGCCGTAGCGCGCCTTGACGAGCATGAGCGCTTCGTAGAAGGCGTGGCCGTCGATGGCCCAGTTCATCTCCGTGCGGCGGAAGTAGAGCGGCGGG
The DNA window shown above is from Cystobacter fuscus DSM 2262 and carries:
- a CDS encoding right-handed parallel beta-helix repeat-containing protein, which codes for MSTKGRDDAAGTREAPLRTIGRAVERARPGEVIRVLSGVYPEELILGSKGSGVAAITVRGEGSPLPTVAPGNTRRSTVIRVQGRWNLENLRVDVGGKPMFAIIFESGADGSTLSGSELRSGTLSAGVLVDGPKGLTLRNNTIHHFIKPGEDSHGVVVVGPSRDVVIRDNDIHHNSGDSVQCQAGTAPATGLVIENNTLHDEGENGVDIKQCDGVIVRGNVISSLPNTAIRAVGSSAGEAVVVHLSARNVTVEDNTITNAGRGISILEDAAPPAHIRVEGNHLRNLRDNPQGNGFGIRVEGGRDVVVVGNTVEYSANYALMLAADGKRVTGLEVRDNTLRGGADAPLLRLGGEGFRPDLVLQGNFYSLGGILKADGVLALLEGPLSPFRVDFPGERLTLTDPDKLQVWRQVMGVDTGTALIE
- a CDS encoding carbon starvation CstA family protein, producing the protein MGHVVSKLGWAVLACVGAACLGVVALHRGETINATWLVVAAVCVYLLGYRFYGRFIARAALRLDPTRATPAQLRNDGLDYVPTDKWVLFGHHFAAIAGAGPLVGPVLAAQMGYLPGTMWILFGVVLAGAVQDFIVLFLSTRRDGKSLGDIVRLEMGPAAGVVAMVGVLMIMMIILAVLALVVVKALASSPWGTFTVAMTIPIALLMGIYLRTLRPGRVLEVSVIGFVLLMLSIWLGGRVADSPSLAPLFTYDGKALAWMLIAYGFCAAVLPVWLLLAPRDYLSTFLKIGTVLVLALGIVLAAPELRMPAITRFVDGSGPVFSGSLFPFLFITIACGAVSGWHSLIASGTTPKMLANESESLLVGYGAMLMESFVAIMALIAATVLDPGVYFAMNSPPAVIGTTVEQAARVVGEWGFVITPELLAQTAKDIGESSILSRAGGAPTLAVGMAQILHGLVGGEGMMAFWYHYAILFEALFILTTVDAGTRVGRFMIQELAGLVYAPLRRTDSWGANLAATAVCVGGWGYFLYQGVVDPLGGINTLWPLFGIANQMLAAIALTLSCVVLVKMKRERYAWIPALPTVWLVCCTLTAGWQKVFSSDVRVSFLAHARAFSAAAEQGKVLAPAKTVADMQQVITNDYVDAALTVLFMMVVVVILGFGVRAILAARRSVEPTARETAPATLPVVGS
- a CDS encoding YbdD/YjiX family protein; protein product: MAGTSEALRHFWRRAVQTARLVIGVPDYDTYVAHMRAKHPERGVMTYEEFFDERMRARYRSGGGRCC
- a CDS encoding D-arabinono-1,4-lactone oxidase, coding for MTVARAFSPQVPSVQFDPQTCLHYPTSEEEIVQLVQYASSNNLQVRVIGSGHSVREAILSTASNAINISLEQYRKVTSNSDGTFTVQAGCCLGLDAPEPWENTFFYQLQQLAQAVPDMGGVTHQAVGGFTTMGCSGGSLQYAYTDSIVGISLVDGQGVVRSYSRGKDPEFEAVLVSMGLMGITSTLTFKPNDAFNIIGSETCYALNDVNCPIDFFGPGTPDKPSLEQFMRQTEYTRLMWWPQKGAERIVVWKAQRMTSEDYTTLGMTPENFQPKQYLEFPVVLGSQIPAQIVASLFYQLSAGWPTLVNLIQDPLLRAEITLLIDLTYGPCILPFVIDQFAPVYTGDSPPTEAPQLEIPQGVFSDEVRIVELGKNTGGESMRGAAAQGSAGRRAAGGPVLRLLRPDAPTSADSIRVTSVAIDLWKDVLARMPNASTHLPKLQSLLSERGLKLPRYYHIHVPSDVLEELQPGNRTAPQDAKGKQQFWDSWYRGLPMDNDVSDFLMPTEFTELWIPLEKTQAVMNKLRDFYEQGGLGATGSYSCEIYAAKADELWLSPAYKQDVVRVDVFWFHDLFRDEAALKAFYQQYWELLREYDFRPHWAKYLPEGDLGPAYLARLYPQWNQFLALRARMDPKQLFVTDYWREALGIPQNNS
- a CDS encoding CDP-alcohol phosphatidyltransferase family protein, translating into MAMSEQQAGTLEPHVLVLDKQQSYKRPEEDALIRTLREGCRRAAVRYLPYRLSPVILGMPGLLLHLFLLAAVHTFERARWMYGLWVLCRVIHFCLDAMDGTQARRNGTQSTARHFWDHWVDVANSAMAVMIVARLGPQQGVSFMPYILLTATGQLFFYLGLCRYFATGIMRDPYINHLWNYVFCLFLGLSVCLQGVELLDTRGFQLTYAFASLAAFGCGFVSLVKDLLLMSRSKLSSARFYVRILTAPALILGIHVLWLQDSSDVFCARALVALAMSSLAVGIHARQLVNKAPAWLTAEGALFLLVLPLSALPSSLQPALHRVLLLVMVLTMVINLVRYLREMISQYPEIGFPWVWLPSTYRPGLLRVSNKLAA
- a CDS encoding LacI family DNA-binding transcriptional regulator, which codes for MRPVGSERANLKTLATHLGLSISTVSRALKDGPEVRPETIQRVKEAAARFGYVPNIGGIHLRTGRTYKVCSILYAPEVGDYGEPGFLAQVESLSNGMETAGYNLLVLAQTGHQAPLDPVRKIYDQRLADAVVFSRTMPMDERARFCLEKDIPFVSFGRTELQTPHAYVDHDDERAVFDAVVHLAKNGHRKIVLLNPSGGFNYVGLRLRGYQRALGEVGLPWNESLVYQGDLSVRHTREAIQRILQREPSITAIVCGNQMSIVGTLEGLIESGRDTKRDGVSVVGFGGMPFLTLSEQHVTYYYQPQSRVGAVLAKHLTALLNGEPAENLRTVLPYVRIDDLRLFRTQDEIDLTQEPPRS